A section of the Parasteatoda tepidariorum isolate YZ-2023 chromosome 6, CAS_Ptep_4.0, whole genome shotgun sequence genome encodes:
- the LOC107439246 gene encoding GDP-mannose 4,6 dehydratase, which translates to MSGESIKNNVSKPRKVALITGITGQDGSYLAEFLIDKGYEVHGIIRRSSSFNTGRIQHLYGNPLTHREGSMHLHYGDLTDSSCLVKLISQVMPTEIYNLGAQSHVKISFDLSEYTANVDALGTLRMLDAIRTCKLEKDVKFYQASTSEMYGKVQEVPQTETTPFYPRSPYGVAKLYAYWIVVNYREAYNMFAVNGILFNHESPRRGETFVTRKITRSVAKIFLQQQDYFELGNLDSLRDWGHARDYIEGMWMMLQQDQPEDFVIATGEAHSVKEFVEVAFKHVGKEIVWEGEGLEEVGKEKESGVVRVRVNARYFRPTEVDYLLGDASKAKQKIGWKPRISFEQLVHEMLDSDIELMKKNPAA; encoded by the exons ATGTCTGgggaatcaataaaaaataatgtttcgaaACCCCGAAAAGTAGCTCTTATAACAGGCATAACAGGGCAG GATGGTTCTTATCTGGCAGAATTTTTAATCGACAAAGGTTATGAAGTACATGGGATTATTAGGAGATCAAGCTCTTTTAATACTGGACGCATTCAGCATTTATATGGAAATCCTTTGACACATAGAGAAGGCT CCATGCATTTGCACTATGGTGATCTAACTGACAGTTCCTGTTTAGTTAAACTAATTAGTCAAGTCATGCCTACAGAAATCTATAATTTAGGTGCCCAGAGTCACGTTAAG atatctTTTGACTTGAGTGAGTATACAGCGAATGTGGATGCATTAGGAACTCTCCGAATGCTGGATGCAATTCGTACTTGTAAACTGGAAAAAGATGTCAAGTTCTACCAGGCATCCACCAGTGAGATGTACGGCAAAGTTCAAGAAGTACCTCAAACAGAGACAACACCTTTCTACCCTAGATCACCCTATG gtgTAGCTAAGTTGTATGCTTACTGGATTGTTGTAAATTACAGGGAAGCATATAATATGTTTGCTGTTAACGGCATACTATTCAATCATGAGAGCCCAAGAAGAG GGGAAACGTTTGTGACAAGAAAAATAACTCGGAGTGTGGCTAAGATATTCTTACAGCAGCAAGATTATTTTGAGTTGGGTAATTTGGACTCACTCAGGGATTGGGGTCATGCTAGAGACTACATTGAA ggTATGTGGATGATGTTACAACAAGACCAACCTGAAGACTTTGTAATAGCCACTGGTGAAGCGCATAGTGTGAAGGAATTTGTGGAGGTAGCCTTTAAGCATGTAGGAAAAGAAATTGT atggGAAGGTGAAGGCCTTGAAGAAgtgggaaaagaaaaagaaagtggCGTCGTGCGTGTTCGAGTGAATGCTAGATACTTTAGACCTACTGAAGTG GATTACTTGTTAGGAGATGCCTCAAAAGCAAAGCAGAAAATTGGATGGAAGCCTAGGATAAGTTTTGag caacTGGTTCATGAAATGTTGGATTCAGATATAGAGTTGATGAAAAAGAATCCAGCTGCATGA